The following is a genomic window from Thaumasiovibrio subtropicus.
TCGAAGGGACGATGGTCATCAGAACAGCAATTGCCGCCATTTTGTCCAGTGTGCCTTCAAACATGTTTGACACAGAGGCCGCAGCAAGTGCGGCGAGTACGTTGACACCGAGCCAAATACTGCGACTTTTCGCCGATTTCATCACGGGTGCAAAGGTATCTTCTTCATCATCGAGACCCGCCGAACGCATCATGGAGTGCTCGGCGTCTTCACGAATAATATCGACCACGTCATCAATGGTGATACGGCCGACAAGGATATTGTCTTCGCTCACTACGGGGGCGGAAACCCAGTTACGGCGCTCAAAGAGAGAGGCGACTTCGCTATCATGCATGTCTACCGGAATCGCTTCGTCCGCATCATCCATGATGTCTGAAATCACCGTATCTGAAGGGGTAGTGACAACCGTTGTTAAAGAGAGGTGGCCGATAAGATGATCATTTTCATCAACGACATAAAGGGCATCGGTTGCTTCAGGGAGTTCGCCTTTCATCCGCAAATAGCGCAAGACAACTTCAATGGTGACATCAGAGCGGATAGTGACGAAGTCTGTCGTCATCATCCCGCCAGCGGTTTCTTCCTCGTAGGCCAGTGCAGCTTCAACGCGATGCCTATCTTGGGCATCCATCTCTGCCAATACTTTTTGGTAGATGTCATCAGGGAGGTTACGGAGGACGTACGCGATATCGTCACTCTCCATCCCTTCAGCAGCCTCTGCCAGCTCGGCGGGGGCCATGCGCATGACGATGGCATCTTTGACATCCTCCGAGAGTTCATCGAGGATGTCACCGTGATCGTCTTCATCCGTAAGTTGCCAGATGATAAAACGCTCTTTGGGAGGACAGGCTTCCAATAGATGCGCGGTATCTTCGGGCTCCATATCCTGCAACATACGGCGGACGTGAACGAACATGCCGTTTTCGAGGGCTTTGTGCACCTCTTGAAGCATTTGGTGGGGACTATCTTGATCTACTTTTTCCACCATGGAGTGTACCTTTGGTTAGCGCTGAGCAATAACCTGAATTTTAACGCAAATCTGCTGGTTTTGTCTCAAACTTCTCTCTGTGAGAAGGCTTGATAACGGGCTTTTTTCGTCAAATAAGGGTCAATGTAATGAGTTTGAGGGGCTCAATAGTTGAAGCGAATAGGGGGTTGAGTGGTGAAGGAATAGGGTGGAATACGTTAATCATCTTCGTTGAAGCCAGCGAGAATCAGGTCGCACACCGCGGTTAAGGCTTGTTGCGCATGGCTACCTTCTGCGATGACTGTAACCTGTTCACCTTGTGCGGACTCTAGCATTAAGATGCCCATAACCCCTTCAACAAGCGCTTCCTTATCGCCATTTTTTAGGGTGATCGTGGTGTTTTCAAAACTTTGGGCGAGCTCAACCAGTTTAATCGCAGCGCGTGCATGTAAGCCAAGTCGGTTTTTGATAAACACTTGTTGTTCAATACGAGGCACGCGTTGCTCCTAGTGGTTTTTTAGCTCAAGGCTTCTGTGGCGAATTTGCACTTGCTGCCCTTCGTGACCGAAATGCCGGGCGAGTTGCTCCGCGATGTAGACAGAACGATGTTGTCCGCCAGTGCAGCCAATAGCGATAGTGAGATAGCTGCGGTTGTTCTTCTCGAGCATGGGAAGCCAGTTAGAGATGAAACCGCGAATTTGATAAATCAGTTGATGGACTTCTGAATGAGAAGCAAGGAAATCCGCAACGGGTTTATCTTTGCCTGTCAGAGGTTTTAGCTCGGGTTGCCAGTGTGGGTTCGGTAAAAAGCGGACATCAAAGACGTAGTCTGCATCCGAGGGTAAGCCGTATTTAAAACCGAAAGACTCAAACACCATCACGAGTTCGCGTTTTTCTCTGCCAAGCACGCGAGCACGAACGGTTTCACTCAAATCATGGATAGATTTATCACTGGTATCAAGCACTAAGTCTGCATGCGCTTTTAAGTCGCCCAGTAAGCGTGCTTCTTCTTCAATGGCTTGCTCTAGTGTGTAAGAGTGTTTTGACAACGGATGGAGGCGGCGCGTTTCGCTGTAGCGCTTAATCAACTCTTTGTGGGTGGCGTCTAAAAACAGCACCTGGGTATCCATCTCTTCAGGTAAGGCATCGAGAATCGACACGACTTGCGAAGGGTCGCTGGGTAAATTGCGAATGTCGACACTGACCGCGATGTCTTGCTCTGTGTTACTGACTGTCTGAATGAAGCTGGACAACATGTTGAGCGGTAAGTTATCGACACAGTAGTAACCTAGATCTTCTAGCACTCTCAAGGCGACCGATTTACCGGCTCCTGAGCGCCCGCTCACTATCATGAGTTTCATTAAATCAATTCCATTAGAGGGTATCGTCAGCGGTCAAAATCGCATAGAGCTCAGAGTCAGACTGTGCCGTACGAAGTTGCTTTAAGATCTTCTTGTCGCTGAGTTTTGCGGCGATGGCAGAGAGCGTTTTAAGGTGTTCTTTGCACTGCTGATCTGGAACAAGTAGGGCAAAGAGTAGATCGACAGGTTGGTTATCAATGGCATCAAACTGCACAGGCTCTTCACACTGGATGAGCACGCCTACAGCTTGTTCACTGTTATTGATACGTCCGTGAGGAATCGCAATACCATTCCCTATGCCTGTGCTACCGAGCTTTTCTCGAGATAGCATGCAATCGAAGAGTTGTTGAGGGCTGAGATCGAGTTGCGTGGCGGCAACTTCACTGATGATTTCAAGTGCGCGTTTTTTGCTTGAGCATGGGACTGCACTTTTCGTGCAGTCCGGGCTTAATACGGAGCTGAGTTGCATGGTTAACGACTATTCAGTTTGTCTTTATGTTTGGTGAGCTGGCGAACCAACTTGTCCGTTAAACTATCAATAGCGGCATACATATCTTCGTGATCCGATTTTGCGTGGATCTCGCCATTATTGATATGTAGCGTTGCTTCGGCGATTTGCTGTAGCTTTTCTACGGTAAGGATAACATGCACGTTATTTATTTTGTCGAAAAAACGTTCAAGTTTTTCGAATTTTATGTGTACATACTCGCGCATTGAGTCAGTAACTTCGACATGATGACCCGTCAGATTGATTTGCATAACGTCTTCCTTCTGTTTGCGCCTTTAAATCAGGCGTTTGCGCTGGTTGGATGGCGGAATGCCGAGTGATTCTCGGTATTTGGCGATGGTGCGTCGTGCAACCATGACGCCTTGATCCGCCAGTAGCGTGGCAATTTTGCTGTCGCTCAGTGGCTTCGCTTGGTTTTCTGCGGCCACTAATTTCTTCACCAGTGCGCGGATGGCGGTAGAAGAGCACTCTCCACCATTATCCGTACTGACATGACTAGAGAAGAAAAACTTCAGCTCGAAAATACCACGAGGGGTATGCATATACTTTTTGGTAGTAACACGAGATATGGTGGATTCATGCATATCAACCTCAAGGGCTACATCATTGAGCACCATAGGTTTCATCGCTTCTTCACCATATTCAAAGAAGTCTTGTTGGAACTGAACAATACACCGAGCTACCTTCAACAGTGTTTCATTGCGGCTTTCTAAGCTTTTGATCAACCATTTCGCTTCTTGAAGATGATTGCGAATGAACTGGCTGTCATTGCTACTTGCATGCTTACTCATGGCAGCATACTGCTCATTGACACGAACGCGTGGCACACTGTCAGGGTTGATGGTAACAGTCCATTTGCCGTTATGCTTAAAGACCATCACATCCGGAACGACATATTCCGTCTCGTCTTGAACAACACGATTGCCCGGACGCGGATCCAAGGTATGGATTAGCTGCATCACTGATTTGAGATCGGGCTCTTTGAGCTTGGTGTCTCGCATCAGTTGGCGGAAGTCACGGTTAGCGAGGAGATCGATATGATCACTCAGAATGTGTTTTGCCTCTTCCAACCACGGTGTGTCTTTTGAGAATGTCGCAAGCTGAAGAAGTAAACATTCTTGGAGATTGCGAGAGGCAACGCCGAGAGGATCAAACTGCTGTACACGTTTGAGTACGGCTTCGACTTCATCCAGCTCGATTTCATCATCCCCTAAACTCTCAAGGATCTCTTCACAACTGGTGGTGAGATAGCCCTTTTCATCGACCGCATCAATAATCGCGGTGGCGATGGCTAGGTCGGTGTCACTAAAGGGAGTGAGTTGGACTTGCCACATCAGGTAGTCTTGCAGGCTTTCAGTGGTCTCGCCCTGATAAACGGGCATGTCATCATCCATGATCATACCGGTGTTACCCGTATTTGCACTGTAGACATCATCCCACGTGGTATCGATGGCAAGATCTTCTGGCATCTCGTTTTTTTCAAACGCCTCTGATGCTTCAACGCCATCGCTACCTAGATTGTCTTCAAAGCCCTCTTCTGATGCCGTGACTTGTTGCTCACTGGCATCATGCTCATTGTTTGCTTCAGTATTGGTCTCGGTAGACTCATCCTGCTCGAGCAAGGGGTTGCTTTCTAGCGCCTCTTGGATCTCTTGCTGAAGATCCAATGTTGAAAGCTGCAACAAGCGAATGGCTTGCTGTAGTTGAGGCGTCATTGCCAGCGATTGACCTAGCTTAAGCTGGAGCGAGGTTTTCATTAGTTTCCACTTACCTGTTTGTCGTTATTGTTATACATCGAGTCGGTACTTTAACTATAGTCTGAATTGGTCTCCGAGATAAACCCGTTTTACATGCTCGTCGTTGAGAACGTCTTCTGGTGAGCCGTGGGCAATCATATGGCCTTGGCTGACGATGTAGGCGTGTTCACAGACATCAAGAGTTTCACGGACGTTGTGATCGGTGATAAGAACACCTAAACCGCGATCGCGCAAATGTTCAATGATTTTCTTGATATCAATAACAGAAATCGGATCAACACCCGCAAACGGTTCATCAAGCAGGATAAATTTTGGATTTGCTGCTAATGCACGAGCGATTTCCACACGTCGACGCTCACCACCTGAGAGCGCCATGCCCATACTGTTGCGGATATGCTGAATGTGAAATTCTTCCAGTAGTTCTTCCAGTTTGTCTTGGCGTTGCTCGCGGGTAAGATCGCTACGCGTCTGCAACACAGCCATGATGTTGTCGTAGACCGACAACCGACGGAAGATGGAGGCTTCTTGAGGCAAATAGCCGATACCAAGGCGAGAGCGGTTGTGCATGGGTTGTAGACTAATATCCGTATCATCAATCATGATGCTACCTTCGTCTCGGGCGACAAGACCCACAATCATGTAGAACGACGTGGTTTTACCCGCACCGTTAGGGCCAAGTAAGCCGACGATCTCACCGGATTTGACCTCCAAGCTCACATCGGTCACTACTTTACGGCCACTATAGCTCTTCGCTAAATTTTGTGCTTTTAAAACAGCCATGGGTTATGTCTTATTTGTTTAATGCTTTAGGTTGTAGAACCGTGGTCACACGGCCGCCTTGCTCGCTTTCAGCAACCAGCTTTTGTTGGTCGATACGATAACTGATGTTATTACTCTCGATCGTCGAGTCGGTTTGCTCGAGGCGTGCTTTACCTATCATCTGGAGGAACTCATTTTGAGTGGTATAGACGATGCGATTAGCTCGCGCTTTGATGAAACCACCATCATCGAGTTGTTGTTCAAACGTCGCTTGCGAGCCATAGGCGCGAATAACTTCGTTGCCCTCTTGGCCGTTGACACGCTCGACAACAATACGGTTAGCACGAATATCAATGGTGCCTTGTTGCAAAACGACATTCCCTGAAAACTCGACAATGTTTTTTTGCATGTCTAACTGTTGCTCATCAGCACTGATGTAGATAGGTTGCTGGGTATCTGACTTCAATGCGTGTGCAGGGAGTGAAATCATCACGCCAAATAGGGCACAACTCAGTAACGCCTTAAGGGATAGCCGATTCATATCTTCCTTTCACATCATTTAATAAGGTTGCGTTGTAGTCTTTGAAGCTACCCACTATGCCGATGCCACGGTTTTGGAAACCTTTACCCGTGACTTCTATTTCACTGTCAGAGGTGAACTTGCTGTCAGTGAAGGTCAATAGAAGATCATCGCTTTTAATCAGCTCCACATCACTTTCAGGTAGCAGATTAAAGATGCGCACATTGCCATCCATCTGCAACGTATGGGTTTTGGTCAAGGTGGCCCGTGATGCGCTGATGCGCCACTCTACGGTGAGACCATTTTGATAGATCCAAACCACAGGATCGTCGAAAGTGGTCTCATTCGTGTTGGCATAGTAGTTCAGTGTTTGGGCTTCGATGCGATACATCGGCATACCCGCTTCGGAAAAGGTCGTACTTGCGATACCGTTTCCAGTGAATATAGGTAGCTCTTTGTCCGGCTCTACTTGCTCATCGGGTTCGTTGTACACCGAAAAGAGGTAGGATCCAGAGACAATAATGATAACCAGTAGAACAAAAATGCTCAGACGTTGTGTCATGTACTACTTACCAGATGTTTATCAAGTTCGCCGCGCGCTTCAAGAATGAGATCGCAGACTTCACGTACTGCGCCATGCCCGCCACGAATTTGGGTGACATAATCTGCTTTTAGGCGGAGTAGCGGGTGGCCGTCAGCGACGCAGACTGATAACCCTACCTTTGCCATGACTGGCCAGTCAATAAGATCATCACCGATGTAGGCAACATGTTCTGGTTTGATGCCCAATTGCGCGATGAGTTCATTAAAGGCGATGACTTTGTCTTCTTGGCCTTGATAAATGTGATTGATGCCTAGAGCGCTCATACGTTGCTGTACGATGTGAGATTGGCGGCCAGTGATGACGGCCACTTCCACGCCTGTTTTCATCACGGCTTTAACGCCAAAGCCATCTCGGGTATGGAACGTTTTTAGTTCTTCGCCTTGATTCCCCATATAAATGAGACCATCGGAGAAGACGCCATCGACATCGCAGATCAGCAGTTTGATGTCTTGAGCACGTTGAAAGAGGGCTTGCTCAATTTCGCCATAGAGGGTGGTGATGGTTTGTGACATTAAATCACTCCTGCTTTCAAAAGATCATGCATGTTTAATGCACCAACCAGTTGCCCTTCTTCTGTAATGAGAAGGCCGTTAATCTTTTTATTTTGCATCAAGTTAACCCCTTCTGTCGCGAGTAATCCTGCATCACAGGTTAGAGGGTGACGTGTCATAACATCGCCGATTGGGGTAGTGTGAATATCAATTCGCTGATCGAGGATGCGCCGCAGATCGCCATCGGTGAAGATCCCGCTTAAGTGGCCATTGGCGTTAACAATGGCGGTCATGCCCAGTTGTTTACTGCCGATTTCGACAAGCGCTTCGCGGATGGTGACATCTTCCGTGACTTTCGGGAGATCTTTTCCGGTGCGCATTAGATCACGGAGTCTGAGAAGCAGTTTGCGGCCCAGCGCGCCACCCGGGTGAGAGAGGGCAAAATCATCGGCAGTGAAGCCTCGATATTCCAGCAGTGCAACGGCGAGGGCATCCCCCATCACGAGTGTTGCTGTTGTTGAAGAGGTCGGTGCTAAACCAAGTGGACAAGCTTCTTTGGGCACTGTGATTTGCAGGTGGGCATGTGCCTCTTTTGCCATCGAAGAGGTGGGCTTGCCTGTCATGGCGATCATTTTGATGCCTCGACGCTTGAGTACAGGAAGCAGTGCCAGAATCTCGTGCGCTTCACCTGAATTGGAAATCGCAAGCACCGTATCATTCTCGGCGATCATACCAAGATCGCCATGGCTAGCTTCGCCGGGGTGAACAAAAAAGGCAGGGCTGCCAGTGCTGGCTAAGGTGGCCGCGATCTTGCGGCCGATATGTCCGGATTTTCCCATCCCCATGACGACGACTTTGCCACTGTGGTTGGCAATGATCTCACAGGCATGTTCAAAGTGCTGATTAATGTATTGCGGTAATTGCGCTATAGCAGCCAGCTCGACCGCGATCGCTTGGCGACCGTGCTGGCAAAAATCGAATTTATCAGACATAAGGTTCTCCGTTTAGGCGGAGACATTATAAAACAGATAGATTTGATAGGCGACAAAGCAGCAAAGTAACAATACACCTTCTAAGCGGCTGATCTTAGGTTTTTTCTCAATGGACATCAGTACTAAGACGAATGACAGTGCCAGCATCACATAGAAGTCGCGGTGCATTGCAAGGTGGCTGATGGTCGATGGGTGTAGTAACCCAGGAATGCCCATTACGGCTAAAATATTGAAGACATTCGAGCCAATAATGTTGCCGACCGCCATATCATCTTCCCCTTTCATAACCCCTGCCAAAGAAGCAGCAAGTTCGGGTAAGCTGGTGCCAATAGCAATGATGGTCAAGCCAATGACCAGATCACTCATGCCGTAGAACTTGGCAATAATGACCGCATTACTCACAAGTAGGTCAGCAGAGAATGGCAAGATGATTAAGCCTAAAACCATCCAAAACGTTGCGATAGGGTTTTTTACCCCTTGCGGAATCTCGGCGTCATGCTCAGCCTCAAGAGGATCAGCCCCACCGCGAGACTCTTTTTTACTGATGTAAATCATTGCCAGAATAAAGAGGGCAAAAAGTCCAACAAGTAACAAGCCTTCAGAGAAACCGAGATAGTTATCCCATAGAATCGCCCCTGCGATGAATGTTACAACCAGCATTAATGGCATCTCACGTTTTAAGATACCTGAACTAATTGCCAGCGGTTTAATCAGCGCAGTCGCACCTAAAATCAGGGCGATATTGGCGATGTTGGAGCCAAGGACGTTACCGACGGCAGTATCGGTTTTGCCGTCTAGCGCAGCGGTCGCAGAAACCATCATTTCTGGTGCCGATGAACCCATGGCTAAGATCGTCATACCGATAATCAATGGTGAAATACCAAAGTTTCTGGCTAGCGCGGCTGCGCCAAATACGAGGCGGTCTGCACTCCATACTAGCAATGCTAGTCCGAGCAGCAGAAATAGGATGGGTTCAAGCATGGTTTTCCCTTTGTGACTATTGAGCTAATTGGGCGTCAGGATAAAGTTTGACGCTGTAACCTTAAAATGTGAAGTAAAAGTAATTATCGGTTCTAGCATCAGGTTTCAGTGGGTTAAATCGGCCTCAATGTCACCTTTCTACATGCATCCTTGTCACGCAGGGGGTAGATTAGAGTTGAGAAGCGAGACTAAATCAAGTAGAAAACGAACCGAATTGAAAAAATGTTATCGAAGCCTCGTACAATTGTTTGCAATTAGTTGACATGTAACGCCTTGAGTTAGATCTTCAATCCACCTATTATCAGACTCTTACTCAATTCTTTTCGTATCTGAAACGGTCAGCAGCGCATAGGAATGCCATGAACCAGCAAGATAATTTGGTCTCTGTAAAGAACCTCTCCTTTAGCCGTGGTGAGCGGGCTATATTCAGTGATATTTCCGTTGATGTTCCTCGAGGCAAAGTGACCGCCATTATGGGGCCGTCAGGGATCGGAAAAACGACACTATTGAAGCTTATCGGCGGTCAATTGGCACCGGATCACGGTGATATTTGGTTTGACGGTGAGAACATTCCGAGTTTGTCTCGCGGACAGCTTTATACCGCACGACAAAAGATGAGTATGTTATTTCAATCGGGTGCATTGTTTACGGATATGACGGTGTTTGACAATGTCGCCTATCCGTTGCGAGAACACACGGATCTGCCGGAGCCTCTGTTACGCACTTTGGTATTACTTAAACTGGAGGCGGTCGGATTGCGCGGTGCAGCGCAACTGATGCCCAACGAGCTGTCGGGTGGAATGGCAAGACGTGCCGCGTTAGCCCGTGCTATTGCCCTCGATCCTGATCTCATCATGTATGATGAGCCGTTTGTCGGCCAAGATCCGATTACGATGGGGGTGTTGGTGAAGCTGATTCGAGAGTTGAACCAAGCGTTAGGTTTAACTGCCATTGTGGTTAGCCATGATGTTCCTGAAGTAATGAGCATCGCCGATAAAGTGTATCTGTTGTCTGAAAGTCGCATAATTGCGTCAGGTACACCTCAATCCTTGCGCGATCATGATGATCCTAAGGTGCGTCAGTTTTTAGATGGTGATGCGGACGGCCCTGTGCCTTTCCAATTTCCTTCTTCACCTATCTCGGAGGATTTGTTCCGTTATGATCGCTAATTTTGTGGCCAAAGTGGGGCAGGGGACGCTCGCTTTTTGTCGCACCTTCGGCCGTGCCAGTCTGGTGATGTGGGGGGCTTTATTCGGTAAACCCCAACCTAGCGTTATGATACCGCTGGTGATCAAGCAGCTCTATTTTGTTGGTGTGCTATCCGTCGCGATTATTGCTGTCTCTGGATTGTTTATCGGCATGGTCTTGAGTCTGCAAGGGTATATTGTGCTGGTGGACTTCGGGGCGGAGAACAGCCTTGGACAAATGGTGTCGTTATCCTTATTAAGAGAGCTGGGCCCAGTGGTCACAGCACTTTTGTTTGCCGGACGAGCTGGTTCAGCGCTAACGGCAGAAATAGGCTTAATGAAGGCAACTGAGCAGTTATCGAGCATGGAGATGATGGCGGTCGATCCGCTGCGCCGCGTTATTGCACCACGTTTTTGGGCGGGTGTTATTGCAATGCCATTGCTAAGTATCATCTTTATTGTTGTCGGCATTTATGGTGCGCAGGTGGTTGGTGTTGATTGGAAAGGTATCGACCACGGCAGTTTTTGGTCTTCCATGCAGTCATCAGTCAGCTTGGGCTACGATGTGGGCAATAGCTTGATTAAAGCGGTGGTGTTTGCCATTACGGTGACTTGGATTGCTGTCTTTAATGGGTACGATGCGGTACCTACATCAGAAGGTTTAAGCCGCGCGACAACACGCACCGTGGTTAATTCGTCGCTCGCGGTACTCGGATTAGATTTTGTGCTCACAGCACTTATGTTTGGGAATTAAGAATGAAACAGAACCGAAAACTGGAACTTTGGGTCGGTAGCTTCGTGCTAGCAGGCTTGGCGGCGCTGCTAATACTGATTTTTAATGTTGCCAACGTGACGTCGATTTCCTCAGGTCAAACTTACCTGTTGAAGGCTGAGTTCTCAAACATCGGCGGGTTAAAGGTGCGCTCTCCGGTAAAAATCGGTGGTGTCGTTGTAGGACGTGTTGCCTCTATCGATCTTGATCCTGAGAGTTACGTGCCGATTGTGACCATGCAAATTCAACAAGATGCGGGTTACTTCCCTGAAACGAGTTCGGCATCGATCTTAACCGCAGGTTTGCTAGGCGAACAATTTATCGGTATCCAGCCTGGTTTTATCGATGATGATATCGATATGCTAGAGAATGGCGATACCCTTTATGACACTAAGTCTGCATTGGTGTTAGAAGATATGATTGGCCAGGTCCTTTACAGTCTTGGTGAAGGAAAATAAGAGAGACAATGATGAAACGATTTTTAGTAGCGCTGCTAGGACTATGGGCAAGCTGGGTAATGGCTGAAGTCGATACCTCGAACCCGTACACCATGATGAATCAAGTGGCCGAAGAGGCGTTTGCCCGCCTTGAAGCGGATCAAGAGAAGATCACCTCTAATCCAGAATATCTGCGCGAAGTAGTAAAAGAGCACTTTCTTCCTTACGTTAATGCGCGATATGCCGCTTATAAAGTATTAGGGCCGCAGCTTCGTCAAACGAGTGATGAAGCGAAAGAAGTGTTTGTAGAAGCTTTTACGGAGTACATGGTGGCTTCGTATGCGCAAGTGCTGACCCAATATGACGGTCAGCAAGTGAAGATCGAGCAGCCAAAACCGATTCCAGAAGGCCGTAATATTCTCACTGTGCGCGTGGAAATCATTGATCCTAAACGTCCCGTGATACGCATTGACTTTGCGATGCGTCAGAATCGCAAAACAGGCCAGTGGCTTGGTTTTGACATGACGGCCGAAGGGGTGAGTTTACTCAATACCATGCAAAACGAGTGGGGCGCAAAATTGCGAGCGGATGGTGCAGAAGTGGTTGCTGAAGAGCTGCGTCGTCTAGCCGCGAAGCCTATCGTCAAGCAAGCTGAAGAGGCTCAGAATGGCTGAGCTAGTTGAACGAGAAGGGCGATACTTTCTCATTGGCGAGCTTGATCGGGAGACCGTGCCTGTACTTTGGCAAGGCAGAAACCAACAAATGCCGCAACAATCGCCACTAGTGCTCGACCTATCCGAGTTAACTCGGGTAGACTCTGCTGGCATGGCGATGTTAATACATATAGCCCAAGATTATCAGAAGAATGGGGTGGATTTTTCCGTGACTAATCCACCTCAGCAATTAGTAACCCTGCTCCGCCTCAGCCATGCTGAAGGACTGTTACCAACGGTATAAGTAGAGAGTAAGACGAGGACAGCGTTGTGGAAACAGCACAGATTGAACAGATCCTTCAGGACGCTCTAAAGTTAGATGAAGTGATTGTAAAAGGCGACGGTAGTCACTACGAAGTGATTGCGGTCAGTGAAATTTTTGACGGCATGAGCCGAGTCAAAAAACAGCAAACGATTTATGCACCGCTTATGGAGCACATCGCGAGCAATGCTATCCATGCGTTAAGTATTAAAGCTTTTACGCCTGATGAGTGGGCTCGTAACAAAAAGTTGATGTCGCTTTCCTAAGAGGATGTAATGGAAAAATTCCGAATTCAGACTGGCGGCCCACTGCAGGGCGACGTCAATATTTCAGGTGCTAAAAATGCAGCCCTGCCTATTCTGTTTGCTTCACTTCTTGCTGAAGAGCCTGTAGAAGTTGCCAACGTACCTAAGCTTCGTGACATTGACACTACCATGAAACTGCTAGAGCAGTTGGGTGCGAAAGTGAGTCGCAATGGCTCTGTGCATGTCGATGCCAGCCAGGTTAATAACCTTTGTGCCCCGTATGACTTGGTGAAAACCATGCGTGCCTCTATTTGGGCATTAGGTCCATTGGTCGCGCGCTTTGGTCAAGGACAAGTGTCTCTGCCGGGAGGCTGTGCGATTGGTGCGCGTCCGGTTGATCTCCATATCAGTGGCCTTGAGCAGCTTGGCGCGACGATCGTGCTTGAAGAAGGCTACGTCAAAGCGAGTGTTGATGGCCGTTTGAAAGGCGCCCATATCGTCATGGATAAAGTGAGTGTGGGTGCGACCGTGACTATCATGTGTGCGGCAACATTAGCAGAAGGCCAAACCGTGATCGAAAATGCGGCGAAAGAGCCTGAGATTGAAGATACAGCGGCTTTCTTGAATGCGATTGGCGCGAAGATTTCAGGGGCTGGGACTGACACGATTACCATTGAAGGTGTAGCGCGCTTAGGTGGTGGTTATCACAGTGTCGTGCCCGATCGGATTGAAACGGGGACCTTCCTAGTGGCAGC
Proteins encoded in this region:
- the murA gene encoding UDP-N-acetylglucosamine 1-carboxyvinyltransferase, coding for MEKFRIQTGGPLQGDVNISGAKNAALPILFASLLAEEPVEVANVPKLRDIDTTMKLLEQLGAKVSRNGSVHVDASQVNNLCAPYDLVKTMRASIWALGPLVARFGQGQVSLPGGCAIGARPVDLHISGLEQLGATIVLEEGYVKASVDGRLKGAHIVMDKVSVGATVTIMCAATLAEGQTVIENAAKEPEIEDTAAFLNAIGAKISGAGTDTITIEGVARLGGGYHSVVPDRIETGTFLVAAAISGGKIVCRGTYPHLLEAALSKLEEAGALIETGDDWISIDMTDRELKAVNFRTAPHPGFPTDMQAQFSLLNLVAKGTGIVKETIFENRFMHIPELVRMGAHAEIEGNTLICGDTDGLSGAQVMATDLRASASLVIAGNIAKGETIVDRIYHIDRGYEHIEDKLRGLGMNIERFRD
- the ibaG gene encoding BolA family iron metabolism protein IbaG, whose translation is METAQIEQILQDALKLDEVIVKGDGSHYEVIAVSEIFDGMSRVKKQQTIYAPLMEHIASNAIHALSIKAFTPDEWARNKKLMSLS